Genomic window (Melioribacteraceae bacterium):
TAAACCAATATCCCGGGCAAAAGCATTTCCTCTACCAACAGGGAAAACTGAGACCGGAATTTTTAGTTCAGAATTATTTTCCATATAACCATTTATTGTTTCAAAGAGAGTTCCATCCCCCCCACATACAGAAATCGCATCATACTTTTCGAACGATAAATTCTTAATAATATCAACAGCTTCGCCCGCATAATTAGTAGAAACAAAATCAAAATCAATCTTTCTCTTTTTAAGTTCCTCTTTAATTCTGAACATCTGTTTATTTGCATTTCCCCCATCGGCAACAGGGTTTACGAGTAAAAATACTTTCAAATAAGTCTCACAATTTTTGCACATTCAATATATGAAATAGAAGTTAAATACTTTTTTGTTTTGAAAGGACTTCAATAATACCTTTACAAAATTGAGGCAGATCATCCGGCTTTCTACTCGAGACCATGTTCCGGTCAATAACCAATGGCTCATCAACCCATATTGCACCCGCATTTTCAATATCATCTTTTATTCCGGGAGTGGATGTGCATTTATATCCTCTCATAATTTTTGCAGATATTGTTATCCAGCCGGCATGACAAATATGCGCTACCAATTTTTTGTTAGTGTTAAATTGTTTTGTTAATTCAAGAACTTTGGCAACCCGCCGCAATTTATCGGGTGCAAATCCCCCCGGAATTACAAGTCCGTCAAAATCTTTTTCATCAATAGAATCATAGGAAGCGTCCGACTTGCACGGATATCCATTCTTCCCCTCGTAGACTTTCCCTGCTTCGGGTCCCGCAACTACTACCTCGGCGCCCTCTTCAATTAATCTTAGTTTAGGATACCATAATTCGAGATCCTCATAAACATGATCAACAAACATTAGTACTCTTTTCCCGGTTAAAGATTCCATAACCTCACCTCAATCTTATTAATAAACGATTATATATAAACTTACTTTTAGTTACAATGATTGTAGTAAAATGGTTCATTTTCAAATTAACTCATGTTCTCCATTTTTACATGTGCAAAGGGAATCTCAATTAGTTATTTTCGCTCAACCTAAAATGGAATAAATGAACAAATTCTTACTCATAATATTCGTTTTTGCTAGCTCGACAGTCATTTCCCAGCAAGGCGGTTTTACAATTACCCGCTTAAAATATAATGGAGGGGGTGATTGGTACAATGATCCTTCTGCGGAAGTAAATTTACTTAAGTTTGTTGAGTTGTCTACAGGAATTAAAACCAATCCGGTTTATAATTTTGTTGACCTGTCTACCGGCAACATATTTGCGCATCCTTTTTTATTTATGACCGGTCATGGTAACGTAGTTTTTTCTGAATCGGATGCAAAAAAATTACGAACATATTTAGTGAATGGCGGGTTTTTATATGTTGATGATGATTATGGATTAGATAAGGCATTTCGAAGAGAAATTAAAAAAGTTTTTCCAAATGATGAATTAGTCGAGATTCCATTTAATTATGGGCTTTATAATTGTCTCTTTGATTTCCGGAATGGTCCTCCAAAAACTCACGAGCATGATAATAAACCGGCACAAGGTTTTGGTATCTTTATAAATGGTAGATTGTGTTTATACTTTACCTATGAGAGCAATCCGAGCGATGGATGGGCTGATCCTACTGTACATAATAATCCGCCAGAAAAAAGAAATGAAGCACTCCAATTTGGAGCAAATATCATAGTGTGGGCGTTATCAAATTAAATTCATGAATAATCAATTTGAACATATAATAAATAAAATTGAGTCGGTTCTGAGGACTCGAATGAAATTAGAATTTTACAAGATGATTGTGCTAGCAATCGGATTTTTAGTATTCTACTTTTTATTATTCTCCATCGTCGAATCATTTTTTTATTTTTCAGCATCCATCAGAACAATTTTACTTTTTACCGGAATTACATTAACACTTCTAGTTTTTTTAGTTGGAATATTTTATGTAATAATGAGGCAAAAAAAAATTCCATCGGATAAGTCACATTTTATAATTGCCGATGAGGTGGGAATAAATTACCCCGAAATAAAAGATGAACTGGTAAACTCACTTCAACTTTATATTAACAATTCAGGTTATTATTCAGATTCATTGATAAAAGCCGCATTTGATAGAGTCTATAAACTTTGCAAAGATAAAGACTTTACGAAAGTTGTAGATTATAAAGGATTTCATTTTTATCTGCGTAAATATTTTTCATTCGTCGCTATTTCCTCATTGGTTTTATTGGCTGTTCCGGCTATCAATAATGCCTTTATTAGAGTGCTTCACTTTAATACTGAATTTGAGGCTCCTGGTATTACATTTGAAATTATTCCAGGCAACTCAGAAATTTCAAAGGGTTCAACTATTACCATAAAAATTAGAGTTAGAGGAGGTAATCCCGAATTCATCCAGTTGTATAAAAGAAACCAGGATCAGCCGGAGTATTCAGCTAAACAGGTAAAGAGAGATTCACTCAATAATTTTAACATCGTTGAAACCGGAGTCACTCAATCATTTTCTTACTATGCTGCAACTAGTAATTACAAAAGCGAAATTTTTCAGATTTCTGTGATAAGCAATCCGGTAATTCAAAAACTGGATTTATCTGTAACTCCTCCACGCTATTCTAATTTAGCTGCATTTGTACAGAGTGATAATGGAAATCTTAGTGTACTTAAAGGTTCAGCAATAAAAATTAATTTGGAGTCATCCAGGAATATAAGTGAAGCAAAGATCGTTTTTTCGGATAGTGCTTCAAAGCCATTAAATGTAGTACTCAATAAAGCGGAGGGTATAATAACCGCATCAAAAAATGATAACTACAGAATTTTGATAAAAGATAAAAAGGGAATAGCGAACTTAAATCCTATTGAGTATGAACTCTCAATTATTTCGGACGAGTTTCCGAAGATAGAGATTGTTGCCCCACAAGATGAAACAACCAGCGGTAATATTAATATTCTACCGGTCATAGCAAAAATTAAGGATGACTATGGATTCTCAAAGTTGATCTTTAACTACCGACTTGAATCTTCAAATTATAGATCACCCGATCAAAACTATACTAGCACACCATTGAATTTGAAGAATCAAGTTAAGGAAGATGATATTTATTTCAATTGGGATTTGGGCGGGCTCTATTTAGCTGAGGGAGAAACTGTCAGCTTTTTCTTAGAAATATTCGACAATGATCTTATAAGCGGGCCTAAATCTTCCAAATCACAATTAAGATTTTTAACTGTTCCTTCATTAAAAGACATGTTTGCAGCGGCGGATGAAAGTCAAGACAATTTACAAAGAGACCTGGAAAACACTTTACGTGAGACCGAAAAGTTATCGAAAGAACTTCAAAAGATTAGTGATGAGTTAAAACAGGATTCAAAAGAGCTTAGCTGGCAGGAAAAAGAGAAACTCGAATCCGGCGTAAAAAAGATTGAAGAGCTGTTAGAAAAGACAAATAATGCCGCCGAAAAACTAGAATCATTAAAAAAGGATTTGATGAATAATAATTTACTGAGTAATGAAACTTTAGAAAAATATAACGAATTGCAAAAATTATTAGAGGATTTGAATAGTGAAGAACTCCAAGCCGCACTAAAAAAAATGCAGGATGCCTTACAAAGTGTATCAAGGCAAAATGCCCAAATGTCATTGGAGGATCTAAAGGCAAATGAGGAAATGATCAAAAAAAGTATTGAAAGAACACTAAATCTTTTAAAGAGAATTCAAATTGAACAAAAAATAGATGAGCTTGTTTTGCGCGCTAATGACCTTACAGAAAAGCTTAATGAGCAGGCAGAAAACATAAAGAAAAATGGATTGAATGATAAGTCAGCCGGAAAATCACTTGAGCAAAAGCAGGAATCAATATCTGATAATATTAAAGAATCAGAAGAAATAGTTAAAAAGCTTGATGAGATGATGAAATCGATGCAAGATATGCCGAAAGAACTTATGTCTGAATTGAGCCAAAAACTTTCAGAACAGAAGAATCAGCAATTATCATCCGATGTAAAAAGCGCATTAAAACAGTCGGACAAACAGACTTCAATGGATAAGCTTGAGTCATTGCAGAACAACATGATGCAATTCAGTGATCAGCTTCAGAGTATTCAAAAAGCTATGCAACAAATGAATCAAACTAAAACATTTTTAGAGATGGCAAAATCTCTCAATAGTTTGATTGAATTATCTAAAGATGAAGAATCACTAAAAAATTTAACAAGCGAAATGAGTTCAACATCGTCGAAGTTATCTCAGTTGGCAAGTGAGCAAAGTTTAATTCAGGATAATTTACGTAGAGTTGCGCAAAGTATGAGCGAAACTGCTCAAAAAACTTTTGCTATTACTCCAGAGATGGGAAAAGCAATTGGGAATGCTCACAATTCGATGGATATGGCAATTACTCATCTAATTAATCAAAACACACAAGCCTCCGCTGTTGAGCAAACAAATGCCATGAAATACATTAATGAAGCAGCTTCTTTATTAAAGGGCTCGATGCAGCAAATGATGAGTGGAGGACAGGGGGGTGGAATGATGTCATTGTTCCAACAGTTACAAAAATTATCGCAGCAGCAAATGAGTTTAAATCAATTAACCCAGATGATGAATCAAGGCGCTTTATCTCCTGAGATGGCGCAGCAAATGCAAAGACTATCTCAACAGCAGGAAATGATTCGTAAATCGCTTGAACAATTAAACAGAGAAGCTAAAGAGGCCGGGCAGTCAAAACGACTTGCCTCAAATCTGGAAAAAATACTTGAGGAAATGAAGGAAGTAGTTACCGATTTATCATCAAACAATGTTAATGATGATATTGTAAAACAGCAGGATAAAATATTATCACGGCTTCTCGATGCTCAAAAATCAATTAGCGAAAGGGATTTTGAAGATAACCGAACTTCGAACACCGGAGAAAATATTAAAAGAAACTCCCCTACATCAACAATTAATTCGAAGGCAAACTTAGAATTATTGCGTGATCAACTATTGAACGCGATTAGAGAAGGTTACAAAAAAGATTACGAGGATATAATCAGGAAATATTTTGATTCCTTAATAGAGGAAAATGTAAAATAATTTAGTTGTGTGCCGAGTTAGAGCTGATAGAAATTTTTATAACCCAATCATACTATTATTTTTATCTATTGATACTATACTGAACATCTAACCCGGGACGTTTGTTTGGTCTAGGAAAATTAGAATTAAAGCTGGATTTGATTGAGTTTCATAATGACAATTATGAAGTAGATTTTTGTTTTGATGAAAATTCAATGATTCTTTTGGGGCACTCACCGCCACATAATGAACCTATTGTAGCGCGAGGACCATTTGTGATGAATACCGAGGAAGAAATAGCTGAGACTTATAATGATTATTGTTACGCAAAATTGGGTGATTGGGATCAATAATTATATCTTGTTAATCTATCCTGTTTTTTTATCGATTACGAAATATTATTCTATAAACTCTTTATTATATCAAATAAATTTCGATAATTAGGCATACCATTTAAAATAATTGTTAATGATCATAAAATTAATAACTGCATACATCCTAATTCTTCTCTACTGGGGACAATCCTTAGCTCAGCCACAAATATTAAAGCAACTTCGCAACCATCTTCCTGAGGAATCCTATGTCATAAAATCATGGAATTCAAATAATGGACTACCACAAAACAGTATTAATAAAATCGCTCAGGATAAAAACGGAATTATCTGGTTAGCAACTTATGGTGGCCTTGTAAGGTTTGATGGCGCAAATTTCAAAACCTTTTCGGTTAAAAATTATCCCGATTTATCATCCGATAGAATTTATTCTCTTTTTATTGACAGCAAGAATAATCTGTGGCTTTGTACTGAAAATGGTAAAATTATAATCTATGATGGAAGGAAGTTTACCGATTTTTCATCAAAATATGATTACAATTTTATTCTAACAAAAGACATTATTGAGGATTCAGAAGGAAGCCTATATCTTAAAACAAGCACTTCTCTACTCTACTATTCAAAAGGAAAACTAGAGCCCGTAAAGGTATTTAACACGGATGGCCAACCGTTAGATATATTCTACGATTCCTCGCCATATTTAGTAAACGATACACTTTTGGTTTCAGGCCCAGGCACATTCTCCCTTGTTCATAAGGGAAAGTGGATTAAAAGTGTTTCCGTAAAAATTAAAATTGCAGGGAATGCCTCTCCAATTTTTACACCATCTGGATTTTGGTTTCATAATGATTTTAGGATTTACCATTCTAGAACATTCGATGGGATTCCAAATGCAAAGCCACTATTTAACGATGTGACATCATTAAACTTCAGTTACATTAATAATAACCTGCACGCAATTACATTAAATAAAGGAATCATAAAAATAAATGGGAATTTTACCTATCAAACTCTTTTTAATCTGAAAAATGTTACTCTCACTTTTTGGTCAAGTTTATTAATTGATCAAGAGGGTAATTATTTAGTTGGAACTCAATTAGACGGTTTGATATATGCAAAAAAGAAATTCTTATTTACACTCGATAAATCTTACGGATTACAAAGCTCCAATACATACGCGATTTTTAGAAGCTCAACAAATGATATTTGGATTGGGCAAAATCCCGGTTTAAATAAAATATCAAATGGAAAACTAATTACTTATGGTAGTGATAAATCTGTTCTTCCTTATGTTTGGGGACTTACCGAGGATAAGAATAAGAACATATGGATGAGCACAAATGCTCATGGGTTATACAAAATAGACCCAAAAGAAAACATTGAGAATTTATCACTAAAGAATCCTGAAATTGGTAATATCTTTTTTTCAGCATATACAGATAAAAAAGGTCGGCTATGGTTTGGGACCATCGGAAAAATCCTCCGTTTTGAAAATGAGAAATTCCATCAATACTCTCCTTTAAATCTGTGCGATAATATTTACCGGAATATACTTGAGGATGAAAAAGGTATATTATGGTTCGCCTCCGATTTTGGCTTAGTAAAATATGAAAATGATTCATTCACAATTCTAGACTCGGTTGATGCAAAATTTTCCCGCTCACTTTATATCGACAAAAATAATCGGCTATGGATTGGAACATATGGAAATGGAATTCGAATCAAGATTGGGGGAAAATACTTAAAACTAACTTCCCGGGATGGTTTATTCAGCAATATTATTTCGGCAATTGTTGAGGACAATAAAGGATATTTTTGGTTTACAACGAACACCGGGTTATTTAAGGTTAGCGAGGATGAGATTAACCGGTTTATCAATGGCACCGTTAAAACAGTTACATCGATCAATTATGGAATTGACGAGGGGCTATCTAATATTGAATTTAATGGTGGATGCCAGCCAAGTTGGATGAGAGATGACGAAGGGAATTTATGGTTTCCCTCCTTTAGTGGTCCTGTAGTAGTTGACATAAAATCATTAAAAGTTTCAAAGGGTTCTCCAAAAGTTTTTATCGATGATCTTGTTTATCAAGATTCGATTTATTATCCCGGAGATAATATTGTCCTTCCTCATGATTACTCTCAGTTTACAATTAATTTTTATTCATCCTCTTTTTCATCACCAAATAATGTAAGGTTTAAATATCGACTTGTTGGGGGTAAGGATGAGTGGATCGATATCGGCAGAAGGCGGCGGGTGCATTTTCAGAAAATGCCATTTGGTGATTACGAATTTCAAGTTATTTCCTCAGATAGTTATGGAAATTGGTCATCAACCCCGGCGAGTATTAAATTTACTGTACAAGCCATATTTTGGGAAACCCCCTATTTTTATGCAATAGCATCATTGCTAGTAATTCTCTCAGTGTTCCTATTTTTCTTTGTGCGATTGAAAACAGCTAAAAGAACCCAAGCTAAATTAGAACAAATTGTCTCTGAGCGAACAGAGAGTTTAAAGATTGCTAAAGAAGCGGCAGAACAATTAGCCCATGAAGAAAAACTTTTAAGATCTAAATCAGAAGAAGAAAATCGACAAAAAATAGAACTTCTTAGAATAGTTTCTCATGACCTAAAAAATCCTGTATTCGCAGTTCAAGGATTTTCGGAGATGTTATTAGAAGATGGCAATCTTTCCGAGGAGGATCATCAGTCGGTAGAAATGATTCATGACGCATCCGAAAGATTAAAAGAACTAATTACTCAACTCCTCAATTTCAGCCGATTTGAAGGTGGTCAATTTGTTATTGATAAATTAGAGATAAATGTTGTAAATGAAGTAAATAAAATCATTTCTCGATACCAGCGAACCGCAGATAAAAAGGAACAAACTATTATTTCTGAATTTCCCACGAATTCTATTTCATTGTTCGTTGATCCCACCTTATTCTCGCAAATTATTGAAAACTTACTGAGTAATTCTATTAAGTACTCAAAGAACGGGAAGAGTATTTTTGTTTCTGTTAAGGAAATTGATTCTGAAGTGCAAATTGCAATAAGAGATGAAGGGGCAGGCTTCAGCAAAGAGGATTTAAACAATCTTTATAAACCTTTTGTTAAACTATCCTCGTTGCCTACCGCAGGCGAATCGAGTTCCGGTTTAGGCCTTACCATCGTTAAACGATTTGTAGAATTGAACGATGGGGAGATTTCCCTGGAAAGCGAAAAAGGAAAAGGTTCAACTTTCACAGTTAAGTTTAAGAAGTATAATCGGGGTTAAACAAATTTTTCTTTAATTCAATAGTTGTCAAATATTTTTGATAACTATTCAACAGCTCCTTTCTTTCATCCTCTGTTTTCCTAACCGGACTAAAAGCAATAAAGGGCTCTAATGTTTTCATCCCCACAAAGTATAACATGCCATGATTTAGTGAAATAGGATTTTATCCATATCCCCATTTCGGCCATTTTCCCCATACGAGTTTTCAGGTCCACCAGTAGTAATACAGCAAAATGCCGTTTTATCTTTGAAAAAACCTTTTTCATATACACCTTTTCCGGCACCATAGGCAAATCCCATCGCAAATACTCTATCCACCCATCCTTTAAGAATTGCGGGGATAGAAAACCACCAGAGAGGGAAATTAAAGATTATTAAATTTGCCCACTCAAATTTTTCCATCTCACTTTTAATCTCATCAACATACAAGTTGTTATTATGTGCATGAACTTGTTCGAGTTGATACTTGAAGTAATCAACATTCAACAATCCCGTAAAATCATTAATTCCACCAACCGGGTTAAAGCCCATGAGATATAAATCAGAGACTTTTACATTATGCCCATTTGATATAAAAAAATTTATGGCATAATCTTTCAATGCTGAGCAAAATGATTTAGACTCGGGATGAGCATGAATTATCAATACATTCATAATTTCTTTAATTAATTATTTGAATGAAGCGCCACTCTGTTTCCCTCAATGTCAATAAATAAACCCATATAACCAATTTCTTCTGTGATTATTCTCTTAGGCATAATTACTTTTCCTCCCGCCTCTTCAACTTTATCAAGAATATTTGCCAAATCTGGGTTACCATTCAAATAAATTAGAGAACCATCTTGAGTTGGTTTGTACCACTCACCTTTACACAGCGCTCCCCCAACGCCATCCCCTTCCATCGGGAAAAAGGCCATATCAAACCCACCCATGTGTGTAATGTACATGGATTCATGACCAAAAATTCTACAATAAAATTTAACGGCTCTTTCCATATCAATAACCGGAATTTCAAACCAATTTAATACGTTAGACATTGTAGTTCCTTTCTATAAGTTATTTAAGGCTTCCATTCTAAAACTTTAATCTCAGTGTTAATTTCTATCTCCCCCACTCCAGAGTGAAGCATGTTTTGTCCAAAATAAATTTTATTATCTACTTTCCTAAACAAAGATAGGGTTGTCAAAGGTTCATTTCCTCTTTCACCGGTAGAGGGATCGATCGTAGGGACGGCACAACGAGAACATGGTTTAACCGGATAAAACATGATTTGTCCAATTTGAATTTTTCTCCACTTGTCTTCATCAAAAGAAATTCCGCCGCTGAATACGAAGTTTGTCCTAAATCTATCCATGCTTATTTTTTGTGTTAATCGCGAGTTTAAATCATTTAATGATTGTTCTCCAATAATTAGGAATGGATATGCGTCAGATAAACTTGTTATATCATTATTAAGTGAATATTTTTTATCAACCATGCGTCTGCTGCTATCCGGCATATAAACTAATGAACATTTAGTATTCAGATTATCGCACAGCCATTGATCAACCAGCTCGCTAACTTGATCTGTAGTTACAATATCATCCCAAATGATGGCGTTTATGATTTTATCTGTTTTTTGATCTATACTAAATGATATTTTTTCATTATTAATCTTGTTCCATAACTCAACCTCTTCTCCTTTAATTTCTGCTTTGAGGAGTGACATTTTATGCAAGCTTCTCTGCGTTAAAAATTTTCCAGATTCATCTACGAGCATCCAGCGTCTGTCATACTGTAATCCTCTATCAGTTACAACCGCGCTCTTAACTGAATAACCGGATAATGATTTAACAGGATAAATATTTATTTCAGTTAATTTGTACATACTTAAATTCCAATTATAATTTTCTCGATTACCGAATAAGGGAGTCTATTTCTTAGATCGCTAACTTCAGCAAATGATTTTCCCGAACAATTAAACGCGAATAGATATGTTTTATTTTCATGCGCTACAAAACCAACCAGCCAGGCCACATAAGATGTATCATTTAATTTTCCCGTTCCAGTTTTAAATTTAATTGATGATTCTCCATATTTTCTAATCGACATAATATTCTTTACTATTTCTATATTCTTCTTTTCAAATGGAAGCTGGTGATGCAATAATTTTCTGAGAAAATCGATTTGTTCTATTGCTGAAATTTGCAGTGAGTTATCAAGCCAGAAATAGTCAACTCTATTTCCAATTACTTTGTTACCATAATTCATAGATGTTAAATATTCCATATATTTTTTTGCTCCAACTTGTCTAGCGAATTCTTGATAAAAAGGTACCACCGAGTACTTCAATGCAGAAGATAAATTATGATCTCTGTTCCATTCCAGCATATCCCGCTTAATTCCATCCCATTTAATAATTTGATTCGTATCAGCAAGCACTTTTGTTTCAATCGCGATTATTGAATTGGGGATTTTGAAAGTTGACGCGGGCACATACCTTTGCTTCGATCTTTCCTCGTTATATAGAAATACAGCACTACCATCTTGATCACAAATTAACATGGTTGCATCAGTATCTTCAAACAATTTTTTAACAAAAGTAGAATCATGTTTTTCTGCAATTACAGCCAAATTAAACACGCACAATAGTATTAAAACTTTTTTGCCTATCATCACTACTCTCCAATTTTAAAAACAGAAAAATCATCTGGCGGAAAATATGATTTATAAACATCAAAATATTCATTACTGAAAATTAATTTTGAGTTTGGGGGAAGAAATGGTTCTCTGAACTGCATTCCAATTGTTCCAGCGTTTCTATAATTAG
Coding sequences:
- a CDS encoding DUF4159 domain-containing protein yields the protein MNKFLLIIFVFASSTVISQQGGFTITRLKYNGGGDWYNDPSAEVNLLKFVELSTGIKTNPVYNFVDLSTGNIFAHPFLFMTGHGNVVFSESDAKKLRTYLVNGGFLYVDDDYGLDKAFRREIKKVFPNDELVEIPFNYGLYNCLFDFRNGPPKTHEHDNKPAQGFGIFINGRLCLYFTYESNPSDGWADPTVHNNPPEKRNEALQFGANIIVWALSN
- a CDS encoding VOC family protein; the encoded protein is MSNVLNWFEIPVIDMERAVKFYCRIFGHESMYITHMGGFDMAFFPMEGDGVGGALCKGEWYKPTQDGSLIYLNGNPDLANILDKVEEAGGKVIMPKRIITEEIGYMGLFIDIEGNRVALHSNN
- a CDS encoding MOSC domain-containing protein produces the protein MYKLTEINIYPVKSLSGYSVKSAVVTDRGLQYDRRWMLVDESGKFLTQRSLHKMSLLKAEIKGEEVELWNKINNEKISFSIDQKTDKIINAIIWDDIVTTDQVSELVDQWLCDNLNTKCSLVYMPDSSRRMVDKKYSLNNDITSLSDAYPFLIIGEQSLNDLNSRLTQKISMDRFRTNFVFSGGISFDEDKWRKIQIGQIMFYPVKPCSRCAVPTIDPSTGERGNEPLTTLSLFRKVDNKIYFGQNMLHSGVGEIEINTEIKVLEWKP
- the blaOXA gene encoding class D beta-lactamase, whose translation is MIGKKVLILLCVFNLAVIAEKHDSTFVKKLFEDTDATMLICDQDGSAVFLYNEERSKQRYVPASTFKIPNSIIAIETKVLADTNQIIKWDGIKRDMLEWNRDHNLSSALKYSVVPFYQEFARQVGAKKYMEYLTSMNYGNKVIGNRVDYFWLDNSLQISAIEQIDFLRKLLHHQLPFEKKNIEIVKNIMSIRKYGESSIKFKTGTGKLNDTSYVAWLVGFVAHENKTYLFAFNCSGKSFAEVSDLRNRLPYSVIEKIIIGI
- a CDS encoding type 1 glutamine amidotransferase, producing the protein MESLTGKRVLMFVDHVYEDLELWYPKLRLIEEGAEVVVAGPEAGKVYEGKNGYPCKSDASYDSIDEKDFDGLVIPGGFAPDKLRRVAKVLELTKQFNTNKKLVAHICHAGWITISAKIMRGYKCTSTPGIKDDIENAGAIWVDEPLVIDRNMVSSRKPDDLPQFCKGIIEVLSKQKSI
- a CDS encoding NAD(P)H-dependent oxidoreductase; translated protein: MNVLIIHAHPESKSFCSALKDYAINFFISNGHNVKVSDLYLMGFNPVGGINDFTGLLNVDYFKYQLEQVHAHNNNLYVDEIKSEMEKFEWANLIIFNFPLWWFSIPAILKGWVDRVFAMGFAYGAGKGVYEKGFFKDKTAFCCITTGGPENSYGENGRNGDMDKILFH